The following proteins are co-located in the Longimicrobium sp. genome:
- a CDS encoding right-handed parallel beta-helix repeat-containing protein, whose translation MTFVIREAGGVRFSEDLVLGSGLALGTSALGVPELLGGGEAVLVPSGGDDTAALQAALNASTRVRLAPGTFRIGATVTVPPGRALVGTGGQATEVVASHSGDAFALAVGPEILLGTQITAIEDLVITGPGYSVGTGVGISATQPGAGGSIDTRIRLRSLFISGFGGGGVLVQEANKVELYDVAARHIGGTGISLDGSGHSTNRLLCAGLVSAQSGSGIAISNFLSVQVANAQAIGLGGTGILVTGCAGLQLSGLQCIYTGGRGLHVQQCSGVAIDGASVLGCVGSLWVEACTGVSVGGLRSSNSSGHGVRISGGASVAMHGLVTDQSGLTGPVPAPHLLVDGGATEVLVTSLRKTNSAGGPPTFEADVAGAGGRVVFIQNNLDPARINSGGRFVQL comes from the coding sequence ATGACGTTCGTGATTCGCGAAGCGGGCGGCGTCCGCTTCTCCGAGGACCTGGTGCTGGGGAGCGGGCTGGCGCTCGGCACGAGCGCCCTCGGTGTTCCCGAGCTGCTGGGCGGGGGAGAGGCCGTGCTCGTGCCGTCGGGCGGCGACGACACGGCGGCGCTCCAGGCGGCGCTGAACGCCAGCACGCGCGTGCGGCTGGCGCCCGGCACGTTCCGCATCGGCGCCACCGTCACCGTCCCTCCCGGCCGGGCGCTGGTCGGCACGGGGGGGCAGGCGACGGAGGTGGTGGCCTCCCACTCCGGCGACGCGTTCGCCCTCGCCGTAGGGCCGGAGATCCTCCTCGGCACGCAGATCACCGCCATCGAAGACCTGGTGATCACCGGCCCCGGCTACTCGGTGGGCACGGGGGTGGGGATCAGCGCCACCCAGCCCGGCGCCGGCGGGTCCATCGACACGCGGATCCGCCTCCGCAGCCTCTTCATCAGCGGGTTCGGCGGAGGGGGCGTGCTGGTGCAGGAGGCGAACAAGGTGGAGCTCTACGACGTGGCGGCGAGGCACATCGGCGGGACCGGCATCTCGCTGGACGGCTCGGGCCATTCCACCAACCGCCTGCTCTGCGCCGGCCTGGTGAGCGCCCAGAGCGGCAGCGGCATCGCCATCAGCAACTTCCTCTCGGTGCAGGTGGCCAACGCGCAGGCGATCGGTCTTGGGGGCACAGGAATTCTGGTGACCGGCTGCGCGGGGCTGCAGCTCTCGGGGCTCCAGTGCATCTACACGGGCGGGAGGGGGCTGCACGTGCAGCAGTGCTCCGGGGTGGCCATCGACGGCGCCAGCGTGCTCGGCTGCGTCGGCTCGCTGTGGGTGGAAGCGTGCACCGGCGTGAGCGTGGGCGGCCTCCGCTCCAGCAACTCCAGCGGTCACGGGGTGCGGATCAGCGGAGGCGCCAGCGTCGCGATGCACGGCCTGGTGACCGACCAGAGCGGGCTCACGGGCCCGGTGCCGGCGCCACACCTGCTGGTGGACGGCGGCGCCACGGAGGTGCTGGTCACCTCGCTGCGCAAGACCAACTCCGCCGGCGGGCCGCCCACCTTCGAGGCCGACGTGGCCGGCGCGGGGGGGCGGGTGGTGTTCATCCAGAACAACCTGGACCCCGCCCGCATCAACTCCGGCGGCAGGTTCGTGCAGCTCTGA
- a CDS encoding vanadium-dependent haloperoxidase gives MPQLPRREEERRLAALGIRQQAAELAAERPHPVDDNNSDEVNYPTRPFAGNYSKGLEHDALGDPDPESYATLLRAVQSRDPADFEQIRLGPGGIKLTNPQSGLAFHLEGPDSQELTQPPAPRFDGAVTAHEAGELYWMAVARDVPFINYGTDPLIAAAVASINGEFWEYGGPRGVTAQTVFRGLEPGAQAGPYVSQFLWKGNSDPRKMPGGGRNATDGFIAYGARVIDQRQQTVKGYPEIGAAADYLTVFDTWLQAQNGADFRGQDQFDFTQRRFIRNLRDGTNYVHFDLVIDSYYNAAWYLLSEPLGNQQTPNAGAVPMRDREFPFDAGNPYAPPAPDSPTEAGFVTFGDVHVIEVLTEVIGRAGRAVWWQKWGVHRRLRPEEYGGRVHNHITGARTYPIDGSIVNSLTAGGLAPYYPERWAPSTTYLLPQAYPEGAPTHPAYGAGHATISGACVTILKAFFDESKTIESPVQASADGTALLPYTGPTLTVGGELNKLADNVSLFRNAAGVHWRSDHQQSLLLGEAIAIRLLQELSITFNEDDAYFQLTRFDGTTVRIRDGWVDVVPQQAGS, from the coding sequence ATGCCTCAGCTTCCCCGGCGCGAGGAAGAGCGGCGCCTGGCCGCCCTCGGCATCCGGCAGCAGGCGGCCGAGCTCGCGGCCGAGCGGCCGCATCCGGTCGACGACAACAACTCGGACGAGGTCAACTACCCCACCCGGCCCTTCGCGGGCAACTACTCGAAGGGGCTGGAGCACGACGCCCTGGGCGACCCCGACCCCGAGTCGTACGCCACCCTGCTGCGGGCGGTGCAGAGCCGCGACCCCGCCGACTTCGAGCAGATCCGCCTGGGCCCCGGCGGGATCAAGCTCACCAACCCGCAGTCCGGGCTGGCCTTCCACCTGGAGGGCCCCGACAGCCAGGAGCTCACCCAGCCCCCCGCGCCGCGCTTCGACGGCGCGGTGACCGCGCACGAGGCGGGCGAGCTGTACTGGATGGCGGTCGCCCGCGACGTGCCGTTCATCAACTACGGCACCGACCCGCTGATCGCGGCCGCCGTCGCGTCGATCAACGGCGAGTTCTGGGAGTACGGCGGGCCCCGGGGCGTCACGGCGCAGACCGTCTTCCGCGGGCTCGAGCCCGGGGCGCAGGCGGGCCCGTACGTGTCGCAGTTCCTGTGGAAGGGCAACAGCGACCCGCGCAAGATGCCGGGCGGCGGCCGCAACGCCACCGACGGCTTCATCGCGTACGGGGCGCGGGTGATCGACCAGCGCCAGCAGACGGTGAAGGGGTACCCGGAGATCGGCGCCGCGGCCGACTACCTGACCGTCTTCGACACCTGGCTGCAGGCGCAGAACGGCGCGGACTTCCGCGGCCAGGACCAGTTCGACTTCACGCAGCGCCGCTTCATCCGCAACCTGCGCGACGGGACCAACTACGTGCACTTCGACCTGGTGATCGACTCCTACTACAACGCGGCGTGGTACCTCCTGTCGGAGCCCCTGGGCAACCAGCAGACTCCCAATGCCGGCGCGGTGCCGATGCGCGACCGCGAGTTCCCCTTCGACGCGGGGAACCCGTACGCTCCGCCGGCCCCCGACTCGCCCACCGAGGCGGGGTTCGTGACCTTCGGCGACGTGCACGTGATCGAGGTGCTCACCGAGGTGATCGGCCGCGCCGGGCGCGCGGTGTGGTGGCAGAAGTGGGGGGTGCACCGGCGGCTGCGCCCCGAGGAGTACGGCGGGCGGGTGCACAACCACATCACCGGCGCCCGCACCTACCCGATCGACGGCAGCATCGTCAACTCGCTCACCGCGGGCGGGCTGGCGCCGTACTACCCGGAGCGCTGGGCGCCGTCGACGACGTACCTGCTCCCACAGGCCTACCCCGAGGGGGCTCCCACGCACCCGGCGTACGGCGCGGGGCACGCCACCATCAGCGGGGCGTGCGTGACCATCCTCAAGGCGTTCTTCGACGAGAGCAAGACCATCGAGAGCCCCGTGCAGGCCAGCGCCGACGGCACCGCCCTGCTCCCGTACACCGGCCCCACGCTCACCGTGGGGGGCGAGCTGAACAAGCTGGCCGACAACGTCTCGCTCTTCCGCAACGCCGCCGGCGTGCACTGGCGCTCCGACCACCAGCAGTCGCTCCTGCTGGGCGAGGCGATCGCCATTCGCCTCCTGCAGGAGCTGTCGATCACCTTCAACGAGGACGACGCGTACTTCCAGCTCACCCGGTTCGACGGCACCACCGTCCGCATCCGCGACGGGTGGGTGGACGTGGTGCCCCAGCAGGCGGGCTCGTGA